One genomic window of Sodaliphilus pleomorphus includes the following:
- a CDS encoding UDP-glucose dehydrogenase family protein, with product MNITIVGTGYSGLVTGTCFAELGVNVKCVDPDGQKINRLVYGDIPIYEPGLEAMVTRNVNANRLTFQADYEGAFDNADVVFCAIDPKLDRDGSTNLKPVIDIARTFARHLNNYSVLVLKTTAPVGTSQQLKDIIDEELQARGVKGDVQFDVAANPDFLTEGNAIKNFMHPDRIIIGVETEKAREVLTRLYRPILLHNNRVIFTDTRTAEMIKYAATSMLAARISLMNEIANLCEIVGADANVVRTGVGTDSRIGPKYIYPGCGYGGTLFSQDIKDMINIADVNDFSMDVLRAVDEVNNCQKRILFEKLSKCFNGELEGKTVALWGLSFKPETDDMSEGPAIVTLNELTKAGCNIRVYDPVTMNIAKLRWNDIYCGEDMYDAVKGADALILHTEWRQFHIPAWDKVKQLMHNPLVIDGRNIYDARELESMGFEYHCIGR from the coding sequence ATGAACATTACAATAGTTGGAACAGGTTATTCAGGTCTTGTGACCGGGACTTGCTTTGCCGAGTTGGGCGTGAACGTGAAATGCGTCGACCCCGACGGCCAGAAAATCAACCGTCTCGTGTATGGCGACATTCCCATCTATGAGCCAGGCCTCGAGGCCATGGTCACACGCAACGTCAACGCCAATCGCCTCACCTTTCAAGCTGACTACGAGGGGGCCTTCGACAATGCCGATGTGGTGTTTTGCGCCATCGACCCCAAGCTCGACCGCGACGGCAGCACCAACCTCAAGCCTGTGATCGACATTGCCCGCACCTTTGCCCGCCACTTGAACAACTACTCGGTGCTCGTGCTCAAGACCACCGCGCCCGTGGGCACCTCGCAGCAGCTCAAAGACATCATCGACGAGGAATTGCAAGCACGCGGCGTCAAGGGCGACGTGCAATTTGACGTGGCTGCCAACCCCGACTTCCTGACCGAGGGCAATGCCATCAAAAACTTCATGCACCCCGACCGCATCATCATAGGCGTCGAGACCGAGAAGGCCCGCGAAGTGCTCACCAGGCTCTACCGGCCCATATTGCTGCACAACAACCGCGTGATCTTCACCGACACCCGCACAGCCGAGATGATAAAATATGCCGCCACATCGATGCTGGCAGCACGCATCAGCCTCATGAACGAGATTGCCAACCTGTGCGAGATCGTGGGCGCCGATGCCAATGTGGTGCGCACCGGCGTGGGCACCGACAGCCGCATCGGGCCCAAATACATCTATCCGGGCTGCGGCTACGGCGGCACCCTCTTCTCGCAAGACATCAAAGACATGATAAACATTGCCGACGTGAACGACTTCAGCATGGACGTGCTGCGGGCCGTCGACGAGGTGAACAACTGCCAGAAGCGCATCCTCTTTGAAAAGCTGTCGAAGTGCTTCAACGGCGAGCTCGAGGGCAAGACCGTGGCCCTGTGGGGCCTCTCGTTCAAGCCCGAAACCGACGACATGAGCGAGGGCCCGGCCATTGTGACGCTCAACGAGCTCACCAAGGCTGGCTGCAACATACGCGTCTACGACCCGGTGACGATGAACATTGCCAAGTTGCGCTGGAACGACATATACTGCGGCGAGGACATGTACGACGCTGTGAAAGGCGCCGATGCCCTGATCCTGCACACCGAGTGGCGCCAGTTCCACATCCCGGCCTGGGACAAGGTGAAGCAGCTCATGCACAACCCGCTGGTGATCGACGGGCGCAACATCTACGACGCCCGCGAGCTCGAGTCCATGGGCTTTGAGTACCACTGCATAGGGCGCTGA
- a CDS encoding TerB family tellurite resistance protein has product MDFTFNEKQAVVSVVMAMAQADGVIDRNELAYFEQLEDYLQLSVAQLHDVIATIDDDYSLLGLVTISKMTAAKKADVKQMLLHMMTSDSDLHPKELALFNFIGRVTGLDAAADSLKGGHNGKLDYDPARVLEGDKQKALTSAEKKLLGSGTKKA; this is encoded by the coding sequence ATGGATTTTACTTTCAACGAGAAACAAGCCGTCGTGTCGGTAGTGATGGCGATGGCTCAGGCCGACGGGGTGATCGACCGCAACGAGCTGGCCTATTTTGAGCAGCTCGAAGACTACTTGCAGCTCAGTGTGGCTCAGTTGCACGACGTGATTGCCACCATCGACGACGACTACTCGCTGCTGGGCCTCGTCACCATCTCCAAGATGACGGCGGCCAAGAAGGCCGACGTGAAGCAGATGCTGCTGCACATGATGACCAGCGACAGCGACCTGCACCCCAAGGAGCTGGCCCTGTTCAACTTCATAGGGCGCGTCACCGGGCTCGATGCCGCTGCCGACTCGCTCAAGGGCGGGCACAATGGCAAACTCGACTACGACCCTGCCCGCGTGCTCGAGGGCGACAAGCAAAAGGCGCTCACGAGCGCCGAGAAGAAGCTCTTGGGCTCGGGAACGAAGAAAGCGTGA
- a CDS encoding alpha/beta hydrolase family esterase, with the protein MKHFLAIVALMLASTPLAAQRYVTDSVRVNGHYRAFTLYLPAGLPAGAPLVWCMHGYRKTVAKPSYFDLDAVADREKFAVCYPAGIYDSSGHYGFNVHYPKQASLTNDEVSDQCKLARWVQKRYRLSTVNTFATGMSNGGDMCYLLAYRGQDVFSALAPVSGITMAWIYEGYQAPKPVPIYEIHGTADKTSRWDGDMANKGGWGAYLPLELSMAYWIARNRCTVVEKPDTIAGKNPANGHYVVRHRFTGGTGGCQVWVDEVVGATHSWHSRDMDTGEAIWAFFKQYLK; encoded by the coding sequence ATGAAGCATTTTTTAGCGATTGTTGCCCTTATGCTTGCCTCGACGCCCCTGGCGGCTCAGCGCTATGTGACCGACTCGGTGCGGGTCAACGGCCATTACCGTGCCTTCACGCTTTATCTGCCTGCCGGCCTGCCCGCAGGTGCGCCGCTGGTGTGGTGCATGCACGGCTACCGCAAGACTGTGGCCAAGCCCTCCTATTTCGACCTCGACGCCGTGGCCGACCGCGAGAAGTTTGCCGTGTGCTATCCTGCCGGCATCTACGACAGCAGCGGCCACTATGGCTTCAATGTGCACTATCCCAAGCAGGCCTCGCTCACCAACGATGAGGTGAGCGATCAGTGCAAGCTCGCCCGCTGGGTGCAGAAGCGCTACCGGCTGAGCACGGTCAACACCTTTGCCACGGGCATGAGCAACGGCGGCGACATGTGCTACTTGCTGGCCTACCGCGGGCAAGACGTGTTCAGCGCCCTGGCGCCCGTGTCGGGCATTACCATGGCATGGATCTACGAGGGCTACCAGGCGCCCAAGCCTGTGCCCATATACGAAATACACGGCACTGCCGACAAAACCAGCCGCTGGGACGGCGACATGGCCAACAAGGGCGGCTGGGGCGCCTATTTGCCCCTGGAGCTTTCGATGGCCTACTGGATTGCGCGCAACCGCTGCACCGTGGTCGAGAAGCCCGACACGATTGCTGGCAAGAATCCTGCCAACGGCCACTATGTGGTGCGCCACCGCTTCACCGGCGGCACGGGCGGTTGCCAGGTGTGGGTCGACGAGGTGGTGGGAGCGACACACAGCTGGCACTCCCGCGACATGGACACCGGCGAGGCCATTTGGGCCTTTTTCAAGCAGTACTTGAAGTGA